One window of the Colletotrichum destructivum chromosome 4, complete sequence genome contains the following:
- a CDS encoding Putative gfo/Idh/MocA-like oxidoreductase, NAD(P)-binding domain superfamily produces MAPIRIALIGLSANAKTSWAAESHLPYLLSPRGRQHYTITALLNSSTGAAEAARAHYGLPGDVKVYGDPEALARDPDVELVVCNTRVDTHFDVAAPSARAGKAVYVEWPPTQDLESSEELASLAAASGGVSIVGLQGRVARVVLKVREIVDSGRVGKVLGSDVEAYGNLLSRDELPGGLAYFAERVVGGNPVTIAFAHMIDYVHHVLGEFEEAGTAFESRLQIQRPEVKILGAGPELRRVRTDVPDLIALHGAIRGRSTVDGATLAVRFRNGPPFKGRPAFVWRIVGEKGEVEVESPSGPYLHSDSYDEPIVIRVHEHGSDEVAEVPWGWDTWQEALPVRARNVGEVYERFARWVELGRGDVEGGGGWPTLQDAVLRMRELDTLFQHFDKQ; encoded by the coding sequence atggCTCCCATCCGCATCGCCCTCATCGGCCtctccgccaacgccaaAACGTCATGGGCTGCCGAAAGCCACCTCCCATACCTCCTCTCCCCGCGCGGCCGCCAACACTACACCATCACCGCGCTTCTCAACTCCagcaccggcgccgcggagGCGGCCCGCGCCCACTACGGACTGCCCGGCGACGTCAAGGTTTACGGCGACCCGGAGGCCCTGGCGCGGGAccccgacgtcgagctcgtcgtctgcAACACCCGCGTCGACACGCacttcgacgtcgccgcgccgtccgcgaGGGCAGGCAAGGCCGTCTACGTCGAGTGGCCTCCCACCCAGGACCTCGAGAGCTCAGAGGAGCTTGCGAGCCTGGCCGCGGCGTCCGGCggggtcagcatcgtcgGACTGCAGGGGCGGGTGGCGCGCGTGGTTCTCAAGGTCAGAGAGATCGTGGACTCCGGCCGCGTCGGGAAGGTCCTGGGGAGCGACGTCGAAGCGTACGGGAACCTGCTGTCCCGGGACGAGCTCCCGGGTGGGCTGGCGTACTTCGCGGAGAGGGTCGTCGGGGGCAACCCGGTCACGATTGCGTTTGCGCACATGATCGACTACGTCCaccacgtcctcggcgagTTCGAGGAAGCGGGCACGGCGTTTGAGAGCCGGCTGCAGATCCAGCGGCCCGAGGTCAAGATTCTCGGTGCCGGGCCGGAGCTGCGGCGCGTCCGGACCGATGTGCCCGACTTGATCGCCCTCCACGGTGCGATCCGGGGCCGCAGCACGGTCGACGGGGCCACGCTCGCGGTCCGCTTCCGGAACGGACCGCCGTTCAAGGGACGGCCGGCGTTCGTATGGCGGATCGtcggggagaagggggaggtTGAGGTCGAGAGCCCCTCGGGGCCATACTTGCACTCGGATTCGTATGACGAGCCGATTGTCATTCGGGTTCACGAACATGGGAGCGACGAGGTGGCAGAAGTGCCATGGGGCTGGGATACATGGCAGGAAGCGTTGCCGGTCCGAGCGAGGAATGTCGGGGAAGTATATGAGAGATTTGCGAGATGGGTTGAGCTTGGGAGGGGCGATGtagaggggggtggggggtggcCTACTCTTCAAGATGCCGTCTTGAGAATGAGAGAGCTGGACACACTCTTTCAACATTTCGACAAGCAATAA
- a CDS encoding Putative glycoside hydrolase family 16, concanavalin A-like lectin/glucanase domain superfamily, translating into MLTMQALSLLPLLFSVGWSSPAPLPYKAGYPGFHGPEGTKPGFAPSGTVPSLSRQSSPAGPTNSAATPTVSGIPSKANETKPGTGGGGGPTLPEGFAKIVFQDDFSTQQAGALPDASKWTFDIGTGYPGGATNWGTQEIQTYTKDTANIAISESGTLTITPIKNGESWTSSRIETNAAQDFTCPEGGKLRMEASIMIPASDPATQSGIWPAFWSMGSAFRTNVTSWPSVGEIDMLEVSNGVGTVFQTAHCGVIDGGPCNEKTGLSSSAEFPRGEFVKVACEVDRSGAGGFASEKLVWYVNGTPTKTLTGQEIGDEAVWKNLAQTPKMILLNVAIGGEFPDAKAGTKTPNAQTVGGKDSRMEVKYVAVYSS; encoded by the coding sequence ATGTTGACCATGcaggctctctctcttcttccacttCTCTTCAGCGTCGGCTGGTCATCCCCGGCGCCATTGCCTTACAAGGCGGGCTACCCCGGCTTCCATGGTCCCGAAGGCACCAAGCCCGGCTTCGCTCCCTCCGGCACCGTCCCATCTCTGTCTCGACAGAGCAGTCCCGCAGGCCCGACAAACAGCGCCGCTACGCCAACGGTTAGCGGCATTCCGAGCAAAGCGAATGAGACCAAGCCAGGCaccgggggcggcggcggcccgaCCCTGCCCGAGGGCTTCGCGAAGATTGTCTTCCAGGACGACTTCTCGACACAACAAGCCGGCGCCCTCCCCGACGCGTCAAAGTGGACGTTCGACATCGGCACGGGCTaccccggcggcgccacgaACTGGGGCACGCAGGAGATCCAGACGTACACAAAGGACACGGccaacatcgccatctccGAGAGCGGCACGCTGACCATTACGCCCATCAAGAACGGCGAGTCCTGGACGTCGTCCCGCATCGAGACCAACGCCGCGCAGGACTTCACCTgccccgagggcggcaagctGCGCATGGAGGCCAGCATCATGATCCCGGCCTCGGACCCGGCGACGCAGTCCGGCATCTGGCCGGCCTTCTGGTCTATGGGCTCCGCGTTCCGCACCAACGTCACCTCGTGGCCCAGCGTCGGCGAGATCGACATGCTCGAGGTCTCCAACGGCGTCGGCACCGTCTTCCAAACGGCCCACTGCggcgtcatcgacggcgggCCCTGCAACGAGAAGACGGGCCTCAGCTCCAGCGCCGAGTTCCCCCGCGGCGAGTTCGTCAAGGTCGCCTGCGAGGTCGAccgctccggcgccggcggcttcgccTCGGAGAAGCTCGTGTGGTATGTCAACGGCACGCCGACCAAGACCCTCACCGGCCAGGAgatcggcgacgaggccgtctgGAAGAACCTGGCCCAGACGCCCAAGATGATCCTGCTCAacgtcgccatcggcggcgagtTCCCTgacgccaaggccggcaccAAGACGCCCAACGCGCAGACGGTGGGCGGGAAGGATTCGAGGATGGAGGTCAAGTACGTTGCTGTCTACAGCTCCTAG